The genomic stretch gcctaacaagcaggaggtcctgagttcaaagtccagcaccacaaaaaaaaaataataataataataagacatCCTCTCTTACTCTAGAGAGTTCTGTTGGCATCTGCTTAAGGGCAAAGAACCTGATATCTAGAAGGGCTTTGGAGGTGTTAATTTTACAGCTCTGGGAGTGCAAAGTCAGCTAGGAGCAGCCATGTGGGCTGGAGCCTAAAAATATTAGTTTTGGACCTAACCCCCTGTAGCACATGCACCCAGAGGAGGGGTGGTATGCAGTGACAAAGGAGGTTGGAAAAGAGCAATAATGGTTGATGGGTTTTGAGGTTCACGACAGGGCCAGCCACAGATGCTCCACACATTGCTTCTCATTTTATCCATAAAAAACCATACTGTGGGGTTATCTGttatctcattttacaaatgagaaaagcaaagctAAGAGAAGTTAAGTAGCTCACCCTTGGTCACAGAGCAAGTGGCAAGCCAGGCACGCTAGTCTGGGGTTTGCAGCCTTAAAACTGTGAGACTGCTGAGGACTACCATTACAAGTTAACTCTTCAAGCACTTCTGATTGTTCCTGCTCATAGGAAAGAAACCACTTTAATCTGTAAGGCCATTCCAATGTTCCTGAGTTGCTCTTTTAGAGGTTCTCAGGGCATCGCATCCTTTCATTTTGAAGATGAGGGAATCTGAATGAAATGGGGTGATCTATTCAATGACTGGGAGGCCAAATTAGCCATGGATTAGGGATCAAGACCCACTGCTGTTCAATCATCTAGACTGTAGCTCAGCTCACTAGGCCACATGTAAGATCTCAATTTCCAGGATTGGCTCCAGTTAGTGAATTTTGGGTGTCACCCATTGCCAGGGTGTGTTTGGATAAGATTCACATTTAAATCAGTGAACTCTGAGTAAGCAGACTGTGCTCCATACCATGGCGAGCCTCCTCCTGTCAGATGAAGGCCTAGATCCCCCAATCCAGGCAAGAGTGGATCCCGTAGCACATGTTCTTGAGCCTCCTTTGCATCAGCAGCTCTGGGGGCCTCCAGGCTGCCAGTCTACACAGCAGAACCACATGAGCCAATTCGTTATAGCGAACCTTTCTCTATACACACAGTCTGTTTTCTGGAGAATCAAGAGTTGGCCTCATAGGTTCTTGAATTTGATGTCTGTTTTGAAATCACTGAGCTCAAAGTATCCCACTGCCCTTCACTGGTGCATCATTCAGAGTCCCAATTCCACAAAGGGGAGGTTTTGACCACCCCGAGCCTTCTGGAGGATGAAAATGCATGTCCGACTCACCAGAAACTGATTCTGTATGGACCGAGTCCAGACCCAAGTTGGCTTTATCTTTGCTTTTGAGCACAGTGGGTTGAGAACCAGTGGTGCTTTGGGTTCCACATATTTGCAATGACTGGCGCTCCACTGGAGCCCAAATCGGAGGAAAACCGTGCTCTGCTGGGAACGTGGAGTTTCCACTCCATGCTGACCTTATTTGAGTAGTTAGAGCCACTCAGAGCTTGCTTCAAAGCTGGACATAGAAGGTAGCAGTTGGACGGTGCAGTGATTTAGAAAGAGGCACATCCCAACAGCTATGATCACATTGGTATCTCTGCTGCCCTGTTATGATTAGTGCAACATTCTGACTTGGCTTGTCCCCACAATCCAAACCACATCTTCGGAGACTGTGTGTGGCAGGCATCAGGCTACTTCACAGAGGTGTGTGAGGAGGGGAGGGGCTAAGCGGCTGGTGGGGCCACTCCAGGCAGTCTGGGGCTTCACACCATGTGGGAGGCCGCAGGCTGTCTTCTTATCCATCACTCAGGGATGCCTAAATGCAGAAGACCCCCCAAACAGCCAATAGACTAATTGCCCTGTTCGGATAAGAACATTCTGCTCCTGGAAGAACCTAGAACATCCCATCTGACCACCTTCTTCACTCCTCCTGTGTTCTCAGCAAGGCCCTCCCTGTTTTAGGTCACAATCCAGCTCTCCTCAGGCACCTCACCTTTCTGTTTTTCCCACAGTCACCTTTTCATGTATCCTTATGTATGTTATTGATGTTCTCTCCCAACCTGTACATAACTTCCACAAGGGCAGagacttttctattttgttctgacATGTCCTCCAAGACTTAGGAGCTATTTGACAAACATTCTTGAACGAACAAATGAAAGGTAAGCATTCCCATTATTACCTTCATAATCTTCTCCCACTCCCATTTGTTGAACAATGCTCCACTCTAGGACTAGTCACCAGGGTTAAAGCTGGTCTAAGGACACCCTAGCTAGCCATGCCTTCACAGGACAGGCTCACTAAGAGAAGGTGGAGTTGAGGGCCTACAGGACAGAGCCTGCCAGCCCAGGAAGCACAAGAACAGACTCACAGTAGGGACAGTGACCTCTAGTGGCCACCAAGAACATGTGCGTGAACACAAGTGTCTTGGTTCGATACATGAAGTGTGATTTCATTATCTTCcaagtcattttaattttaattgaatttctcATTTTGGTATGGAGGCCCTCCTACCTTTTCTCGTACCCTTGTTCCCTACCAAAGTAGGCAACGTCCAAGTTTTTAAAGTTGTAAAGAGACTTCTTCAGGTGGAGAAACTATAGATCAATGAAGCCCTGTGTCCATTGTCTGTCTCCCACGTAGACACACATGAACACATCTCCTAGGGGAGAgagaacagagacagaaacagagccAAGTAATACAAAGGGATGCTGCAGTAGTGCCAGGAGAGTTCAAGCTGGGAACAGGAATGGACCAGTTCATCTTCTAGCTTTCCACTACCACTTGACATTTCCAGAGCTGAGGACTCAGGATTGACATTGTTCAATGGACACTGACAATCACTTTGGTTGCAAAGGTCAGGGGTACTGTTGAAGAACATAtgtaagctgggtgctggtgacttacgcctataatcctagctacttaggaggcagagatcaaaaggatcagtttgaggccagcccaagcaaaatgaaagcaagaccctatcctaaaaataCCTGgaagagtgcctcaagtggtagagtgcctgcctagcaagcatgaggtcctgagttcaaaccctagtactaccaaaaaaaaaggatgtgaGTGATTTCAGCAAAGACAACACGAGTCATTGCAAGGGGCAAAACTCAGCAAATGAAGGTTGCATGAGCCCGCCCACTGTAGGACATCCTGCACTGCAAGGCACTGCTGGAGGGCCTTATCTGTTTGGACCCACCTAAGGATGATGCGTTGTTATCCAGTGGAGGTCCCAGTCATCCTTGCCTGGCATATAATGGGGGCCTACCCTTCCCCTTACTCTGGCCCAGGTACCTTTGACAGCTTCCCTCCTGCAAACACTCAGGTAAAGGGCAGAGCCTTCTTCCTAGTCATATTTGTTCTAGTCTTCCCAAACTTCATTCTCTTTCAGTCACTTAACAGCAGGGACTAACTTTGGACAGTAGGGTTGCTGGAGATATCTGAAAACAATGCTCAAAACATAACTAGGGGccgagtgcagtggctcatacctgtaattctaactactcaggaggtggaaaaagttcacaagaccctatctcaaccaataaaagttgggcatggtggcacgtgcctgtcatcctagctatgtgggagatataggtgagaggatggtggtccaggctgtgatcatttttatttatttattttggcagcactggggcctgaactcatggccttgtgtttgtttggcactcttactgcttgagtcactccaccagcccttatggTCCAGGctgtaagatcctatctgaaaaataaagcaaaagcagggcggggtgtgtggctcaagtagaagagcacttgcctaacaagaacaaagccctcagttcaaactctggttctgtccaaaaaaagaaaattaccaacATGAACTCTCTCCAAGTTCCCATCAGAATGGCGGGCCATATGTAAAGAGAACATTGCCCAATCTTAGGCTAGGCTCGCTCCAGTGCAAAAGGTTTTCCCAATAAACAATGCAGATGGAAGCAGGCTGTTTTAGACTATGACAATGAGATGACATCACTTCATCTTTTGTTATCATCTTAATCACTTATATTCAAGAATGACAGATGAGTAACAGGCATTCATTCCTATAAACTCATGCCTTGGGCCGCAGGTGTGCCCTACTTCCCAACCTACCACTCCATTACTGCTGCACAAGACAGATTTGTAAAACCTAACACAGTTCCTGCCCTAGGTGTGGCCAGGAAGCAGGCCACTCACTGGAACAGTGACCCACAATCACTCATCTGTTTGCACAGAGATTAAGGGCTATAAGCTATACCTCACGCCAGCAGCATGAAGTTTGAAACTGTCTTTCCTCAGAAAAGCAGGCGGCACCTCCGTACTGTCTTTCAATCTGGGAGCATGATCAAGGAGGTGTTTTCATGTCAATCAGTGATGGAAAAGAGATCATCAAGAAAAATGTCTTGTTGGAAATGCACTTAACCAGGACAGACCGTATCTGGGAACAGCTTTTTCCCTTGAGATTTGTCTTGGCTGTGCATTAGAATTACTCAAGGAGCTTTAAAAACTTCAGACCACAAACCAGATTAACCAGGTTTGATCTTCTGGGAGGGATCAGGTATCAGTGTGTTTGCTAGCTTTTGGGATGACTTCAATGTAAAGCTAAAGTTGAGAACTACTGTTCAAAATAGATACTATGTTTGACATGTTAAAacctttttgttttggagaatgatggagggggtgaatttaactatgatgtaagaacttttgtaaaatgatgtcacaatgtactcccagtacagcaaaaattgaaaaaaaaaaaaaaacttttcatttgGAATGATTCACACCTACATTTCTACAAGTATGCACGGATTTAACTTTCAGTTGTCTACATTGTAAACGGTTCCTAGTTTATCTTCTTCCCATCAAAAAGCAAGGCGATCTCTCCCTCTGGTTCACTAAAGCACAGATAAAACCACTGGTGCTTCTTTCCGATATTCTCTTTGTTGCTGTTGACCAAATTAAAAAGTGCATTTTCCACTTCCTTGGCCTATTCCATCTTTTCCAGATTTCACTCTGATCTGTTACGGCGGTGGAAGGAAGCCCCAGATTTATTGCCCTTGTCCACATGGGTTATCATGTTCAAAGTGACAGACACTGAACAGCTCTATTAAAGGGAAGGCAGCTGCACCAGCTTCTAGACTGGGGTTTAACCCAGCTGCCAATGGACAACTAAACACCTCTCGACTAAACCACCCAGGACCTTCTGAGCTGACGGGGCTCCAGACCATGTGACTGCCTTCATCAGTGTCACAGACCCAGCCCATAGCTCTCACCATTACTCCTAGTAGAAAAAGAGAACATCTGATCTTCCTGGGGCCAAAACATAGCAAAAATACAGATGTATATTGCTAagattgggttttttttgctttgaaaagCTGATCTAAAAAGTAACCTATTCAGATATAAATTGTATCTGAGATGAAAGTCTCAGCTccctttgaaaacaaaaaaaaaagctaaggaaATACACATCAATGAGGATTTCTTCTAGTGGTAAGATCATGTGATTCCCACAGCCCACTCCTGCACACACAACTTTTTCTACTGTATTTCAGTTTACTAACTTTCCAGAATGAGCATTAccttaaaaatcagaaaacaagggCTAAAGGTGTGagttgagtggtagagtgcctgcttggcaagcacaaggcccttagttcaatcctcagtattgtaaaataaataaacaaataccatAAAAACACAACAAACTTCCAAAGTTTAACCAATCAATTAGAAGCTACATCTGTCacttcaaacattttaaaattcaacagCATAAGTCTTCTCAAAttactttctcctctttttaattataattttaaaagggagTCCACCCAGGAAGTATCTGCACTTTCACAAGTGTTACAAGGGAGGATTTACTGATTTTCTACTAGATAATACTGAACTGCTCTAGTTTTAGAAACTCATCAAAAGGAAGATTTAGTCTATTACAATATCTACCATCCCCAAGCTGAAATGGATACTGAATACAAGAACACAGTACACGTGTTTTTTTCCTGTCACAAATCAATTTATGAGTGTCTGCTCCACAATGATGTCACTGGCCATGAGAATCTTTGGCCTCCCTCCCTACACATATAGGAGTGCCAGAGCTGGCAGGCCTCAGGTACAAGTCAAAGTCCCATCAGGGGTCCAGGCTTTGGGTGCCTCCTTTGTTTTCCTCAAATCTGGGCCGTTTTAGTTCTGGAGGATTGCCCTGGGGATCTTCAGGCATCTCTGAAACATTAACAAATGTAATAAAGTGAACAAGTAAATGAAGACTTCCGTACATTAGGAGATAACACAAAATATACACCCACAATAAGGAACTGAACTGCCTGGCAAGATCCTATACTGCTACAATGAAAGGATCTATACCACTGGCTCTATACCAGGTGTGACTTTGCCTATCAAAGGACGATGACATTTGAGAATTTCATGGGGGAAAGGCTAGCATCTGGGGATGCTACTAAACATCCCACAATACACAAAACAGCTCCCCAAAATGAAGTATTATCTGGCCCAAACATCAGTGACTGTCAAGAATCCCATTCGTATTGAACCCACTCAAGTGAGTAAAGGGATTTCTTTACTCATTGCTGAGACATAAACAAGTAGCCATTAAGTGTACAAGATGATCTGTGCTTTCAGAACTGACTTAAAATTAAGTGCTGTGAATTTCCAAaagaacaaaagggaaaatattttatctgtaaTTACACCAAACCTGTAACAATATTACTTACCTGATTCAATTTCTTCTGTGGAAGAGGCAGAAACTATGCTGGTTGGTACAGAATTTGGTGGAGTATCTGTCTTTAAGGGTATTAAGTTTATTCTCCttgattaaaaaaagtaaaggggTGCACGGCTCGTTAGTGTCAAAGGAATGTTTATGTATGAAATGAAGTTTCAAAACCaccaaagaaaatacttaaaaaatttcaGCTGATTGTATCATGTCAGGCATTAATACAGTGATGTGCTCCCTTATTTAGAAAGAACTACATTCATGTACTAAGTTTGACTATCGCATTTATAACAGTCAACTAAAACCACACCCAGTCATCTAAAAGTTTCAAAAGCTGGGTTCTGTTCATTAACAATGGCCTACTGAATACCTTGCTGAAAGTGATATACACAAGGCTAGTAGACATGGTTTCTATGTATGAAAAGTGCCAACACACagataactctttttttttaatctagaatcTTAATTTTCAAcaagtattatttaaaaaaaaattacaactgtAAGAAACTTGGTAAATGGTTTAGAAGAAGTCAAAAGGAATAGCAATTTAACAcccaaaatatttcaaagaatacCTTTCCCacctaagaataaataaaatatttaaaaatacactgcTATTCTGTAGAAATTGGAGTTTAAAGAGTCAAACACTACACTTGGACCATATTATGAACTGAGAAGCACAGGTTTCTCCTACCGTAACTTACCAGTCTACACCTGCCTACATCCCTTTCCCCACATGGTCAATCTGGAAGGTGAAAAGGAAGAGTGAAGAGCAGGAAGTGCAGTCAGAGGGGTCATTGGACATTAGAGGtgcaagggaaggaaggaaaacagagggCTAATGCTACCTGATGACAGAAGGACATGAGCAGCACCTCTTGTCTGCAGCAGGAAAAGCAGACACAGACCCACGTTCACCACCTGGGAGACGTCAGATCAGGCTGTCCTGTTCCTTATGACCAGGCAGCTCAGAAAGATGGGCCGTATGCACatagaattctattcagccacaaaaaaggagGGAATCCTCTCATCTGTGACATCATGGATAAGCTGGAGGGCAtgctaaataaaagaagcaagcacagaaagacaagaactGCACAGTCTCTCCTATatgtgcaattttttttaaaaagttgatctctGAATGTTCTCTCCACAAAAAGATGCTAAGTGTCTAAGGGGATGGAAATGCTAGTATCCTTATTTGCTATACAATGTTTACATACATCACATTATACCCATAcaaatgtacaattattatgtaccatcaaaaataaaatgaagggctgggtgtggctcaaggggtagaacacctgcctagcaagcataagtcccTCAGTTtgaagcccagtaccaccaaaataaataaataaataaataaaataaaataaaataaaactttatttttttaaaaagcatttgctATAGTTTAGAGAAGTATACCCTGAAGGCTCATATGttagaggcttggtccccagcctgttaACACTATTGgaaagtggtagaacctttaggggGCAGACCTAATGGAAGGAAGTTGGGTTACTGAGTGCGTGCCCTAGAAGGGATATAGGATCCCTGGCCCTTTCCTCCATGTGTTTGTTTCCAggcaccatgaagtgagcagtcttctccaccatgtgctcctcCCATCATGTactgctgccacaggcccaaagcaatatgGGCAGTgactatgaactgaaacctctgatacAGTGAACCAAAATAAggctttcctctttttaagttgattgtctcaggtatgtCACAGTGTCAAAAGCTAACACTGTGCTCCTTTGATTTCCTACACATCAGGAAATGCCTGGTACTATCTTGGGCAAGAGAGcacagataaaaaaaataagaacctaCTTTCTGTCCTCAAAGGGCTCATAATCTAACAAGAAAGGGGCATAAACAAAACACACGCGATATAGCATGTTTCTTCAGAGAGAAGACTAAAGGGCTGCAAATACCAGGATCTCAGAAGGCACATTCAAGTGGTCTTTCAGGAAGACGATGTGTCACCAACAGGAGCACATATCCAGGACATCCCCAAGGAAGGCCAGGCACAGAAGCCACAAAGCACACAGTTTGCTCTGGAAACATGACTCTCAGGGCTGGGTTAGAGATTAAGACACATGGGACTTAGGAGAGAGAGTGGTCACAGTCCTATATGACAGGCTATAACCATATCACAGTCTGTGCATTCAAAAAAGCCTGGGcttactggtggagtggctcattcagtaagagtgcctgccttgcaagggtaagggcctgagttcaaaccccagtgctggcaaaaaacaaaacaaaaaaccccaccagaAAATGCTGAGTTATATCCTGAAGTCCAGAGGAACCAGCAGACGTCTATAAGCAAGATGACCTCCTTGGTATTTGCTATAACAGGTTAGGGTTGTACATTTTGCAACAATTTCTTGGTTTGTCAAATGTTCTTACCGAGGGGTGGTCTTGCTCCAGGCTTGTAAGGTGTTCAGAGTGACCCTCCGGGATGGATGGGTTTTCATGTTTTGACCACTGGACTGTAGGGTCTTGTCCTCTGAAGGCCCTGGCAAGGAGTTTTTGACACCAGGAGTGATCAAAGGAGTGTCCTTGACAGATGCTGGAGTTGGAGACTGGGTGGCTGGTGACTGAGTGGCACAAGGACTGCTGGCATCTTGGGTTCTGGTGGTAGGGGTTCCATCTACTGGTCTGGGTCCTGGCGAAGACCCTTGGTGCGTctgattcttagttttctttgctGTATCAGGAGTTCTCAAAACTGGCTTCTCCTTCAATGGTATGCCAAGTTCATCTTTCTCAAATGTCACAAATGAACAATAACCATCTGTGGAAGAAATGGCCAGGAAGGCCCCATCGCTGGACCTGTGTTCCCAAAGCAAGGAAAAGAGAGACTTTTCAGAAGTCTACAGACCACATACACTTTCATGAGTACACAGGAAATTAAAGTCAAGCAAAATCACAAACTTTGTTTGAAGGCAAAAGTCAAGAAAGAGGCGTTACTAGTCTAGGATTTGTGACTGGTCCAGAGTTTGTGCATGCTCCTCAGGCATCCAGTTTCATTTCCCAAACCTACCTGGATTTCCTAAGTCAAAGCAATCTATTTGTACTTTACCAACTTTCACCTGAATAAAGGTGAGAGCATCTTTTTCCaagataaaaaggaaatcaaaagaaaaaagttataaagAGCAAAAAACAGATGGTGAGTGGCCTGAACTAGAGTGTAGGTGGGACTAAGCAGGCAGTGGAAGCTGAACAGAGACCAAAACGTGGCAGAGAAAGGGCAGAGCGACAACTGATACCCCCAGGAGGAACGGCAAGTGAAGGCTTCCTCCAGAGGGCCTGAAGTGTCCTCAAAATGACTAGTGAGTCCCTGGGGCCTCTCCCCAGTTTATGGGAGTTTGATTACTCCTATAGGGCAATGTGAATGGCATCAAACCCCACTGTTGTTAAATTATGAAGCAAACACTATGGCAAACAAAAACGGCCTCTATTTTAATGTGAACTCCTTTACAAAAATTGGTGAATAGGGCTCCAAAACCCATCTGTGGAAATGAAATGGCTCCTAGCCGAAGGGTCTTCTTAGCGTAGTGCACACTCCTCCTCCCCTTCACTTTCCTTCTCTGCCAGTGGCTCACCATGCAATATCACTCAGGGTGTGGTAGTGGATGTTAGACACATAGCCAAAAGGGAAAGGCTGCTGAGTGTCGTAGAGCAGCACAGAGTCCTCAGAAGCTACAGCAAACACCACACGGTAAGGCAGGCTCATCAGCTCCAGGCTCAGCTCTCGAGATGCTTTTTCTGCAGAGGAAGATGAACAAAGTAAACAAAGGAGACAACCAATTCCCTCCAAAATCCAAAAGCCTTTTCCCTGGGGGACATAAATCacacagatacacagacacacacacacaaactatatTACTATATGCTTTATTAAGGAATTCAGTTCCTTATGTTTACACAAATAAGAAAACCACATAAGAagccgggcacagtggctcacgcctgtaatcctacctacttaggaggatagaggttcaaagccagcctgggcaaat from Castor canadensis chromosome 5, mCasCan1.hap1v2, whole genome shotgun sequence encodes the following:
- the Chaf1b gene encoding chromatin assembly factor 1 subunit B isoform X4 — encoded protein: MLSGIGAEGEARSYRMFHDDSMKSFFRRLSFTPDGSLLLTPAGCVESGENVMNTTYVFSRKNLKRPIAHLPCPGKATLAVRCCPVYFELRPAVRTEKASRELSLELMSLPYRVVFAVASEDSVLLYDTQQPFPFGYVSNIHYHTLSDIAWSSDGAFLAISSTDGYCSFVTFEKDELGIPLKEKPVLRTPDTAKKTKNQTHQGSSPGPRPVDGTPTTRTQDASSPCATQSPATQSPTPASVKDTPLITPGVKNSLPGPSEDKTLQSSGQNMKTHPSRRVTLNTLQAWSKTTPRRINLIPLKTDTPPNSVPTSIVSASSTEEIESEMPEDPQGNPPELKRPRFEENKGGTQSLDP
- the Chaf1b gene encoding chromatin assembly factor 1 subunit B isoform X5: MEMVRVSAFGSAGVCTQGLVLAGCVESGENVMNTTYVFSRKNLKRPIAHLPCPGKATLAVRCCPVYFELRPAVRTEKASRELSLELMSLPYRVVFAVASEDSVLLYDTQQPFPFGYVSNIHYHTLSDIAWSSDGAFLAISSTDGYCSFVTFEKDELGIPLKEKPVLRTPDTAKKTKNQTHQGSSPGPRPVDGTPTTRTQDASSPCATQSPATQSPTPASVKDTPLITPGVKNSLPGPSEDKTLQSSGQNMKTHPSRRVTLNTLQAWSKTTPRRINLIPLKTDTPPNSVPTSIVSASSTEEIESEMPEDPQGNPPELKRPRFEENKGGTQSLDP